The genomic DNA CTGGTGCCGAAACTGGGCAGATTCGGTTTCCACTCGACTTCACACTTGGGAACCCGCTTCAATTTGAGATCAGCAGCCGCCCACGCACCATCGCAAGGTTGCTCTCACTTGATGCGCACGTCAGTACGCATGATGGGGATTCTGAGCGGACACTCAACGATATTCGTTCCATCTTTGCCATTTCAGACGCCCTGCAAGGAGAGGTGATTCTAGTCCGTCATTTGTTAAGAAATGCCCTTCACGCGATGGGAATTTCTGTGTTGGAAGAAGTGTTCAGCCACAATGACTGGACCGATGAGGATTTGGCTGCACTGCAAGAAAGCATTCGGCGTGCAGATTTTCGCGACGAACTGATCTTTGCGTTACACGGAGAGCGGGCTATCAGCCTTAAACTGATCGATATGATCTCTTTTGGTCCATTTCGCTCATCAAGTAAAATTGAATTGATTCGTTTGACGGATAGAACCGTCTCGGGGGTGGAAGAATCCTGGATCGCGGGGATCGATCGCCAAAAAGAGATCGCAGCGGAGAACACCGCGAATCGGGGAAAGGGGATGAGCTGGCTCAAATTTCAAGCTGTTTTTGCACTGGCACCTGTTTATCAACAGACGGTTCTCTCTGGGGCTAGAGCGGTAGCACGACAGCGGTGTGCCCTCGTCGCCCTGGCAGCGAAACGGCATCAGCTCAGGCATGGTCGCTATCCCACATCACCTCAGGATATTGACAAAGACTTGATTGGTCCCGGCGAGCAGGTGGAAGAGATTCTCACCGATCCGTTTGACGGGAAGCCTTTACGGTGGATCAGTGAGGACGCTCGGCTGCTCGTCTACAGTCTTGGAACTGATCTCAAGGATGATGGCGGAAACACAATAGACACCGACGAAGCATCAGCGCCTGATGTTGGCTTCTGGATCGACAAGTGAGAATAGAATTTGATTCGCCGGGACTCGAGCAGTTTCCTCAACCGTTTGCCCGTGAAGAACGCATTTTTCTAGTAAGGATACTGTTCGCCACGAGGCAGAACCTGCAAACCAATTCGAAAGATGCTCTAATCGGATACCCACCCGTTCGCTTCACATTGCAGCTACATAATGCAAATGTGCAATCGGAATCGTCCAGACGGCAAGCTGACACATTCCGTTCTCGGCCGCTACCCACCGTTACCGTTACCGTTACCGTTACCGGGACGCCTTCTTTGGAAGCGCGACTGCATAGAGCATCGTCACTCCCCCAACTCCAATGCACGTAAACGCCATCCATTCGGGTGGATTGAAGATTCGCACTCCCCCGTCAGAGAGGGTGGTGATCAGCTTAATGATTGCGGAATCGGTCGCAGAGAATCTTTTCGTCAGCGCGACCTGGTCAACAACAAATAGACCGGCCCCGCAAAGAGACAAGTACAAACCCATTGTTAAAAACGCTGCGCGGATCATCGTTACTTCCTGAGAGTTCGAGAGACAACTCTTGCTCAAAGAATCTGGCGATGGCTGAAATTTCTTCAGCGATCAAGCAGAATGACGAAAACAATGATGCCCAGCCGCAACCAATCCTTGAAAGCAGTACAGTTAGCATGAACCACACAGTCGGAGTACGAGCCAATCTCTGCCTGGCAGGTTAGGTAAAGCTCGAACGAGTCTCCAAAGTGTGAGCGCAATGACACCACTCGAAATGAGACACCTGTATATCAATTTTTGTTGGCTGGCTGCTTTGTGACATACACAAAGTACGCACCGTACTCAGTCCCATCATCAGTCTTGAACAGAGTTGTTAAACGGGTTTTGCCCGCTTTCAATTTCAGGTTGAAGACAATTTCCTTCTCTCCCGGTTTGACGATCTTTGTTGTTTTGAATTCACCTTTTTCTATCATCTCGCCGATTTGGATCGATGCTCGAACAGGTTCGATCTGCTTTCCCGGTGTTGTTCGGTAAGCTTTCACGCCGGGGACATCTGCTCCGGGGGGGAGTGGTGCGTCGATGGGGAGGTCGATTTCCTCTGGCCAGCGACGTAATCGAAACTCGTATTCTCCATCTTCAACAACGTTGACGTTCCAAAAGCCAGTGTTCTCCTCTCCGTTCATCGCTTTGCGAACCTGGCTTTGGTTCCACGGAGTCATTTTTGTCGTGATCCAATCATGTGAAGTCAATCGCGTGGGATTGTCCTTGGGGTGTCCCAGAGCGATCGCGGTTGCATTGCTGAAAGTTGGCAACAGTTCTTCCCACCACGCGTCGTAGAAGTTGGTCAATCGCTCGACGACTTGCGGGTGCCCCGAGGCAACATCTGACTCTTGTCCCGGATCATTCTTGATGTCGTACAGTTGCTTCCCGTTGATGAGACGCCACTTTGAAGTCATGACTGAACTCTGTCGCCATTTGATCGGATCTTTGACTCGCTGCGAGTCGGTAACGAGAATTCGATCTGGCCAATCGGTCGCATTATCTTGAAGTAACGGCACGATGCTGCGACCGTCAAATTTTACATTTTGAGGGGCAGCGATTTTGCAAAGCTCGATCAACGTGGGGAGCACATCGACATGAGCGGTGATCGGTTCCACATCACGACCGCCGGTCAGGTTTCCTTTCGGCCAGTGAACAAAGAATGGGACGCGATGTCCGCCATCGTACATGCTCCCCTTCCCTGCACGCATGTCGGCGTTGAACAGTCTCCAACCGGAGGACGATCCATTATCGGTCGTGAAAATGAAGATCGTGTTTTCGGTCAGCCCTTCTTGATCAAGGAAATCTCGGAGTTGCCCAACATTGTGATCGATATTGGCGATCATGCCGAAGAAGTTTTGCAGACCGACGTTATTGAGTGACGCATACGGTTCGCTGAACTCCTCGGGTGAGTGCATCGGTCCGTGTGGGGCGTTCGTCGATATGTAAGCCAGAAAAGGTTTCTTCGCCTTTTTCTGCTCACGTATAAACCGTTTGGCGTAATCGAAGAAGACATCAGTGCAGAACCCTTTCACAGGCTCAGGGGTTCCGTTGTGCCAGTAGCTGCCATCGAAATAGGCGTTGTCCCAGTAGTCTGGAGTTTGTCCGACGCCACCTCCGCCATGTCGCAGGACTTCGGTATAGCCTCGATCTTCCGGACGATATGGGTAGTTGTCGCCAAGGTGCCATTTGCCGAACATTCCCGTGGCGTAGCCCGCATCCTTGAAGACCTGCCCCATGGTGACTTCGTTTTCACGAATCATTGAGCGTCCCATGATCGTGTGCCAGACACCGGTCCGATTTGTCCAGTGTCCGGTCAACAAGGCTGCCCGCGTTGGCGAGCAGGTTGGTGAAACGTGGTAGTCGTTGAGTCGCACAGACTCTGCGTAGAGTTCGTCGATCTTCGGCGTTTTCAAGACGGGATTTCCGTGACACGAAAGATCGCCGTACCCTTGATCATCGGTGATCACAATGACCACATTTGGTTGATCCGCCGCCTGGAGCGGACTGATCAAATGCAGCACGACGTAGAGGAACGAAGTTGTCAGGGCGATTGAAGATCGAAACATTCGTAGAGATCCTTTGGCAACAGCGGCCGCGCGACGATCGGAACCGCAAAGTGTGAAGTTGGGTTTTTCCGTCGTGTTACGACAGTTTATTCTCACCGCTGTTTTCCGATTGGTGGATCGTCACAGGCCAACCAGGAAATTGATTGGAGGGTTTCCCATCAGTCACATCGATCAGGAAGCGGAAGGATTCGATGTGAAACGTTTTCTTGGACGTGTCGATCGTCACCAGCCCAAAACCACTACCTTTTTGCTCGGCTCGATCATACCGATTTTTCTCGGTGGCGACTTCTGGGTTGCCGACAGCGTACACATAGACCTTGTTGCCAAGACCGTCGATGTATTCGCCCGTATTGGCAAGTCCATGCTGGGGACGTTTTTCGTGAGGCATTTCAATTTCATCGGGTCGCCACCAGCGAGGATATCCCACACCAATGGCTGGGGGGCAGAATGACCAGTTGCTGTCTCTCTGCTTGTGGACACCATATTGGCACAGCGTCGTCAGATGCTGATCTCCGTTGATGTGCAGCGTTTTCGATTTCCGAATGATATCAATCGCTCGGTTTCGAGCAGTTTGCGGCCATCCTCCTGAGTCGAGATCGGCTTTGAGATACCCATCGTAGTTCCCATGATGGGTTGCGACTCCGGCGAAGACGGTTTGGCTGAGCACAACTTTCATTGAGTGCCCGCGCCAATCTTCAGACCAGGCTTTCAGGAATTCTTCCTGCCGTTCTCCGAGTAGAACAAGTCCCGGTTTATCGAGGACGGAGGTGTCGAAGTCTTTATCGGGAACGTGGTCTGCGCGTCCGCTTGCCGTGTCGACATGCTCGGGACCCGATTTCCATTGGCGATCTGCAATCACTGCGAAGCTGACGTCGCCATAGACGACATCGCCAAAGTACACACTAATGTCTTGCTTCGAAGGAGCGGGGTCGTAAAAGTCCGGGTGATGGCTGACACATGTTGTATGGACCACGTTCACCATTTTCGCTGGCTCGCGATAGCCCCCTTTGGAAGAGGCTCCCTGGTCGATACCTTTCATCTTTGCTCC from Thalassoglobus polymorphus includes the following:
- a CDS encoding arylsulfatase; the encoded protein is MFRSSIALTTSFLYVVLHLISPLQAADQPNVVIVITDDQGYGDLSCHGNPVLKTPKIDELYAESVRLNDYHVSPTCSPTRAALLTGHWTNRTGVWHTIMGRSMIRENEVTMGQVFKDAGYATGMFGKWHLGDNYPYRPEDRGYTEVLRHGGGGVGQTPDYWDNAYFDGSYWHNGTPEPVKGFCTDVFFDYAKRFIREQKKAKKPFLAYISTNAPHGPMHSPEEFSEPYASLNNVGLQNFFGMIANIDHNVGQLRDFLDQEGLTENTIFIFTTDNGSSSGWRLFNADMRAGKGSMYDGGHRVPFFVHWPKGNLTGGRDVEPITAHVDVLPTLIELCKIAAPQNVKFDGRSIVPLLQDNATDWPDRILVTDSQRVKDPIKWRQSSVMTSKWRLINGKQLYDIKNDPGQESDVASGHPQVVERLTNFYDAWWEELLPTFSNATAIALGHPKDNPTRLTSHDWITTKMTPWNQSQVRKAMNGEENTGFWNVNVVEDGEYEFRLRRWPEEIDLPIDAPLPPGADVPGVKAYRTTPGKQIEPVRASIQIGEMIEKGEFKTTKIVKPGEKEIVFNLKLKAGKTRLTTLFKTDDGTEYGAYFVYVTKQPANKN